The Bombus fervidus isolate BK054 chromosome 6, iyBomFerv1, whole genome shotgun sequence genome contains a region encoding:
- the LOC139988186 gene encoding methyltransferase-like 26 isoform X2: MAAKMLIYPAAERNKNPILSVLQKYIQHSPDKTFLEIASGSGQHIAHFATRFPQISFYPSEYESRLFESIAAHTNGLINVKDPLKIDITTDFHTWGNNIFKEANIDYIYNANMIHISPYQCCVGLFNNAGKLLKDDGILFTYGPYAIDGKITPESNVNFNKSLKLQDSNWGLRDINDLKALAEKNGIKLINVIDMPANNKTIIWKKC, translated from the coding sequence ATGGCTGCCAAAATGCTAATTTATCCTGCAGCTGAACGTAACAAAAATCCAATTTTGTCAGttcttcaaaaatatattcagcATAGTCCAGATAAAACTTTTTTGGAAATTGCATCTGGTTCTGGACAACATATAGCCCATTTTGCTACTCGTTTTcctcaaatttcattttacccTTCAGAATATGAATCAAGGCTATTCGAAAGTATTGCAGCTCATACAAATGGACTTATAAACGTGAAAGACCCTTTAAAGATAGATATCACAACAGATTTTCATACTTGGGGTAATAATATCTTTAAAGAAGCCAAtattgattatatatataatgcaaATATGATACACATTTCACCTTATCAGTGTTGTGTTGGCTTATTTAATAATGCGGGTAAATTGTTAAAGGATGatggtattttatttacatatggACCTTATGCTATAGACGGAAAAATAACGCCAGAAAGTAAcgttaatttcaataaatcgtTGAAGCTTCAAGATTCAAACTGGGGCCTGAGAGATATTAATGATCTGAAGGCATTAGCAGAAAAGAATGGTATTAAGTTAATAAATGTTATTGACATGCCTGCTAACAATAAAACTATTATATGGAAAAAATGTTAA
- the LOC139988632 gene encoding uncharacterized protein, with amino-acid sequence MKCHYEILGVPQNASNDDLKKAYRKLALKWHPDKNLNNPEEAKEQFQLVQQAWEILSDPHERTWYDNHREAILKGGIDGDYKDDSIDLFQYFSTTCFKGYGDDEKGFYTIYRNVFEKLAVEDIEFAKESDLDEEIPGFGDSQSSYKEIVHKFYAYWQSYNTKRSFAWLDPYDIRDAPNRRVARLIEKENKKVRDKAKKERNEQVRNLVAFIRKRDKRVQAHIVKLSEHAKENLKKVEERRRQQLLERQKQLKEHKVSEWSTSSNIEAELKNIEANLDQEFGEDLSSEGDMDDENAIGDNSLYCVACNKIFKTHKAFENHENSKRHKDNIAMIKLSMIKEGNKFGNVQENDVNSESISQCEKKLATDSQIPDFLLNPVQNNMENKSSAEKETSEAELISDDEEFKDFAKREGTMCYPEESKSQMDDFLRVSPKVLKSNNEYTTSEDELISDQENKEIVRSKKQKKKKQKKNVQNPVVEQISDEDLNINEDILLSKKQRKKQRHKQTILNKVVENNQKLSNDEIRKCEEEIIKEIDERELLPNNLETNTATNEKSKSKKVKGAKRKSLEKESGGKNRNGSQSIEMPDLANCCAMCKLEFPSKNKLFEHLKKTGHSVYIPSSMKNKGNQEKLSKAKGNNDKRRLGLLHAHTHYGESGGLPSEITGFSQRHKHPEDTARFNIDIKLDMFNFSKTMTLQRLKSAEFKLKEGFSVVAPISVMIPDSTCEAIVITSFTSFTPAIAADNLTYLILPFDLFLHIIPFHNQVDPIKLYLQICAMIVRRRRRTLDNKQSQVQSAKFDYEYISTNCVENVVEQEEKDEEIVSNVIEKFKTLETLKTRIKISLEVDLISVILLVSGIVTRFYRLEEPRSIVFDELHYGKYIGLYMKRTFFFDSHPPLGKQLISAVAYLADFDGQFKFDRIGSPYADIVPLFALRLVPALCGSLLIPTAYHLILELGLKQWTAVLAGILLLFDNALLTQSRFILMESILMQFSLFGLICIIKFRKVMDRLTCLSWWIWLILGITNLTCALCVKYVGLYSLILALFLIAYDYWNLIPRKTLSNTILCIHLMIRILIILSVICTVYLTVFYIHLTILSKAGPHDSVMTSAFQASLDGGLASITKGQPLEVTHGSQITLRHTYGRACWLHSHSHMYPLRYPDGRGSSHQQQVTCYSFKDVNNWWIVKKPERNDLVVTKPSEPIKHGDIIQLVHGITSRALNSHDVAAPMTPQSQEVSCYIDYNVSMPAQNFWKVEVTNKDNTGDVWHAIQSQIRLIHVNTDYALKFSGRQLPDWGFNQHEVVADRLVDQTDSIWNVEEHRYTKSEDQKQRERELINAEMIPLQATTLSFWEKFVELQIKMLFSGQEGQNSHMYSSDPLDWPLMSRGIAYWVSNDSNAQVHLLGNIAIWYSGTACVIVYSSLLIFYILRRKRMCFDIAYEEWKKFVNVGSMLLAGYLLHFLPFIFVERTLFLHHYLPAFIFKLLLTAATIEHLYYIIRVRYQHNFLIYTLKFCTIVWMTFIIYVFKKFIILSYGTTHLSAKEVLKFRWKDTWDFIIHKT; translated from the exons ATGAAGTGTCACTATGAGATATTAGGGGTACCACAAAATGCTTCCAATGATGACTTAAAAAAGGCTTACAGAAAACTAGCTTTAAAGTGGCATCCagacaaaaatttaaataatccaGAAGAAGCAAAGGAACAGTTTCAGCTTGTTCAACAAGCTTGGGAAATATTAAGTGATCCTCATGAACGTACCTGGTATGATAACCATCGTGAAGCTATTTTAAAAGGTGGTATTGATGGAGATTATAAGGATGACTCTATTGAtctctttcaatatttctcaACTACTTGTTTCAAGGGTTATGGAGACGATGAAAAAGgattttatactatttatcgtaatgtatttgaaaaattagcaGTTGAGGACATAGAATTTGCAAAAGAAAGTGATTTAGATGAAGAAATTCCAGGATTTGGAGATTCACAAAGTTCATATAAAGAAATTGTTCATAAATTTTATGCTTATTGGCAAAGTTATAACACAAAAAGATCATTTGCATGGTTAGATCCTTATGATATTAGAGATGCTCCTAATAGAAGAGTCGCACGTcttattgaaaaagaaaataagaaagttcGAGACAAAgctaagaaagaaagaaacgaacaagTAAGAAATTTAGTTGCATTTATACGTAAACGTGATAAACGAGTACAGGCTCATATAGTTAAGCTTAGTGAACAtgcaaaagaaaatttgaaaaaggtAGAGGAACGAAGAAGACAGCAATTATTAGAAAGacaaaaacaattaaaagaaCATAAAGTATCAGAGTGGTCAACATCTTCAAACATAGAGGCCGagctgaaaaatattgaagctAATCTTGATCAAGAATTTGGAGAAGATTTATCTTCTGAAGGAGACATGGATGATGAAAATGCGATAGGTGATAATTCTCTATATTGTGTAGcttgcaataaaatatttaaaacacatAAAGCATTTGAAAATCATGAAAACTCTAAAAGACATAAAGATAATATTGCAATGATAAAACTATCTATGATTAAAGAAGGTAACAAATTTGGAAATGTTCAAGAAAATGATGTTAATTCTGAATCAATCTCACAATGTGAGAAAAAACTAGCAACAGATTCACAAATTcctgattttttattaaatcctGTTCAAAACAATATGGAGAATAAAAGTAGTGCTGAAAAAGAAACTTCAGAGGCAGAATTAATATCAGATGATGAAGAATTTAAGGATTTTGCAAAACGAGAAGGAACAATGTGCTATCCAGAAGAATCTAAATCTCAGATGGACGATTTCCTTCGCGTGTCACCTAAAGTACTGAAATCTAATAATGAATATACAACTTCTGAAGATGAGCTTATTTCCGaccaagaaaataaagaaattgtgCGAtctaagaaacaaaaaaagaaaaaacagaaaaagaatgTTCAGAATCCAGTAGTAGAACAAATTAGTGACGAAGATCTAAATATCAATGAAGATATTTTGTTATCAAAAAAACAACGCAAAAAACAGCGACACAAGcaaacaatattaaataaagttgTTGAGAATAATCAAAAATTGTCCAACGATGAAATAAGGAAATGTGAGGAAGAAATAATCAAAGAAATAGATGAAAGAGAATTATTACCTAATAATTTAGAAACAAACACTGCAACTAATGAGAAATCTAAAAGTAAGAAGGTTAAAGGTGCAAAAAGAAAAtctttagaaaaagaaagtggAGGTAAAAATAGGAATGGATCACAAAGCATTGAAATGCCAGATTTAGCAAATTGTTGTGCTATGTGTAAACTTGAATTTcctagtaaaaataaattatttgaacatTTGAAAAAGACAGGACATTCTGTATATATACCAAGTTCAATGAAGAATAAAGGAAATCAAGAAAAATTGAGTAAAGCCAAGGGGAACAATGATAAAAGGA GATTAGGTTTATTGCATGCTCacactcattacggagaaagcggaggtttgcccagcgagaTAACGGGTTTTTCCCAAAGACATAAACACCC TGAAGACACTGCTCGATTTAATATAGACATTAAATTAGATATGTTCAATTTCTCCAAAACAATGACTCTACAACGACTCAAAAGTGCCGAATTTAAGCTGAAAGAAGGATTTTCTGTTGTTGCACCAATTAGCGTAATGATACCAGATTCAACATGTG AAGCTATAGTGATTACTTCTTTTACTTCATTTACACCAGCCATTGCAGCAGATAACTTAACATATCTCATTTTACCATTTGACTTATTCTTACATAT taTACCTTTCCACAACCAGGTGGACcccataaaattatatttg CAAATTTGTGCAATGATAGTTCGTCGAAGGCGAAGGACATTAGATAACAAGCAATCGCAGGTGCAAAGCGCCAAGTTtgattatgaatatatttctacCAATTGTGTCGAAAATGTTGTCGAACAAGAGGAG aaagacgaagaaattgtttcaaatgtAATTGAAAAGTTTAAGACACTGGAAACGCTAAAAACTCGAATTAAAATCAGTCTCGAAGTTGATTTAATTTCAGTTATTTTATTAGTAAGTGGAATTGTTACTCGATTTTATCGTTTAGAAGAACCACGGAGTATAGT GTTTGATGAATTGCattatggaaaatatatagGACTTTACAtgaaaagaacatttttttttgACTCACATCCTCCTTTGGGAAAACAACTTATTTCTGCAGTAGCGTATTTAGCTGATTTCGATGgtcaatttaaatttgacAGGATAGGAAGCCCTTACGCAGATATTGTCCCTTTGTTCGCATTACGATTAGTACCGGCATTATGCGGCAGTCTATTAATTCCGACAGCCTATCATCTGATTTTAGAATTAGGTTTAAAACAATGGACTGCTGTTTTGGCgggaattttgttattattcg ACAATGCTTTGTTAACACAATctagatttattttaatggAAAGCATTCTAATGCAGTTTTCATTATTTGGACTGATATGTATTATCAAATTCAGAAAAGTAATGGATCGACTAACATGTTTATCTTGGTGGATATGGTTAATTCTGGGCATTACTAATTTAACATGTGCATTATG TGTAAAATATGTTGGATTATATTCATTGATCCttgcattatttttaattgcttatgATTATTGGAATCTAATACCAAGAAAAACTTTATCTAACACAATATTATGCATTCACCTTATGATAAgaatattgataatattaagTGTTATTTGTACTGTTTACTTgactgtattttatatacatttaacaaTACTCTCTAAAGCTGGACCACACGATTCAGTAATGACAAGTGCTTTTCAAGCAAGTCTAGATGGTGGTCTTGCTAGCATTACAAAAGGCCAACCTTTAGAAGTTACGCATGGATCACAGATTACCTTGAGACATACATATGGAAGAGCTTGTTGGCTTCATAGTCATAGTCATATGTATCCATTAAGATATCCAGATGGAAGAGGCAGTTCTCACCAACAACAAGTTACATGTTACTCATTTAAAGATGTCAACAATTGGTGGATTGTGAAAAAACCAGAGCGAAATGATTTGGTTGTTACAAAACCTAGTGAACCAATAAAACACGGagatataatacaattagTGCATGGAATTACAAGTCGAGCTTTAAATTCACATGATGTTGCTGCCCCAATGACACCTCAGAGTCAAGAAGTGTCTTGTTATATTGATTACAATGTATCTATGCCTGCTCAAAATTTTTGGAAAGTCGAGGTTACTAACAAAGATAATACTGGTGATGTTTGGCATGCGATTCAAAGTCAGATTCGATTAATACATGTAAATACAGATTATGCACTAAAATTTAGTGGAAGGCAATTGCCTGACTGGGGTTTCAACCAGCATGAAGTAGTGGCAGATAGATTAGTAGACCAAACAGACTCCATATGGAATGTTGAAGAGCATAGATATACTAAAAGTGAAGATCAGaagcaaagagaaagagaattaaTTAATGCTGAAATGATTCCATTACAAGCTACTACTTTGAGCTTTTGGGAGAAATTTGTAGAATTGCAGATAAAAATGCTTTTCAGCGGTCAAGAAGGACAAAACAGTCATATGTATTCTAGTGATCCTTTAGATTGGCCATTAATGTCTAGAGGAATTGCATATTGGGTTTCTAATGACAgtaat GCTCAAGTGCATTTATTAGGGAATATAGCAATTTGGTATTCTGGAACAGCATGTGTAATTGTCTATTCatctcttttaatattttatatattaagaCGGAAACGAATGTGTTTTGATATTGCATATGAAGAGTGGaagaaatttgttaatgtTGGAAGCATGTTGTTAGCtggatatttattacattttttgccttttatatttgttgaaaGAACTCTATTTCTTCATCATTATTTACCagcatttatttttaaactacTGCTTACAGCAGCAACAATAgaacatttatattacataattag aGTTCGATATCAGCACAATTTTTTGATATATACATTAAAGTTCTGTACTATCGTATGGATGacctttattatttatgtatttaaaaaatttattatacttagTTATGGCACAACTCATTTAAGTGCCAAGGAAGTTTTAAAGTTCAGATGGAAAGACACATgggattttattatacataaaacataa
- the LOC139988184 gene encoding ATPase WRNIP1, translating into MDNDKICCPICSKEFSSVIIENHVSKCLFLNESASKESSSSFKDGSPARKYMKLSNTKVKKNDVGLVNNTTKTVSSVINIDSQSPKTSINNNTDKEITKLFGNDHIPLAERMRPITLSGYVGQLHVLGPSTVLYQLLNKSEIPNIILWGPPGCGKTSLANVIAYICKNKSNGKMRYVKLSAAMAGVNEVKEVITIASNELKFNRRTVVFMDEIHRFNKIQQDVFLPHVESGIITLIGATTENPSFSLNSALLSRCRVIVLEKLNISNLMSILNRAVSSLEGTVYSSNKKLESANQIPKFIIDEPTIEWLAETCDGDARIALSGLELAVQYKIQSNEEFLQNGPVTITLDNIKEGLKKTHMLYDKRGDQHYDMISALHKSVRASDENASLYWLTRMILGGEDPVYIARRLVRMACEDIGLEDPKALGIAVHTMHSCKMIGMPECDVLLAQCTTYLARAPKSRLMEDALRAAQRVIAEHKGPQPGVPLYLRNAPTKLMKNLGYSKGYNMKHKDESGMNYLPEGLENVNFFDYHKNYMT; encoded by the exons ATGGacaatgataaaatttgttgtCCCATCTGTTCTAAAGAATTTTCTTCTGTAATAATAGAGAATCATGTCAGTAAATGTTTATTCCTAAATGAATCAGCAAGCAAAGAATCTTCATCATCCTTTAAAGATGGAAGTCCTGCAAGGAAGTATATGAAATTAAGTAATACCAAAGTTAAAAAGAACGATGTAGGATTAGTAAATAATACAACTAAAACGGTATCATcagtaataaatatagattCTCAAAGTCCAAAGacatcaattaataataat acagataaagaaattacaaagttatTTGGGAATGATCATATACCTCTTGCCGAACGTATGAGACCTATAACACTTTCAGGGTATGTTGGTCAATTGCATGTTCTTGGACCATCTACTGTTTTATATCAATTGTTAAATAAGTCTGAAATaccaaatataattttatgggGTCCACCTGGTTGTGGAAAG acGTCTTTGGCAAATGTTATAGCTTACATATGTAAGAATAAGTCAAATGGTAAAATGAGATATGTTAAGTTATCTGCTGCAATGGCTGGTGTAAATGAAGTAAAAGAAGTAATCACTATAGCTTCTAATGAGTTAAAATTTAACAGACGTACAGTGGTTTTCATGGATGAAATAcatcgttttaataaaattcagcaAGATGTATTTTTACCACATGTTGAATCTGGTATCATTACGCTAATTGGTGCAACAACAGAAAATCCTTCTTTCAGCTTAAATTCGGCACTTTTGAGTCGTTGTAGAGTCATTGTTTTGGAGAAATTGAACATATCTAATTTAATGTCTATATTAAATCGAGCAGTGTCTTCACTAGAGGGAACAGTATATAGCTCAAATAAGAAATTGGAAAGTGCAAATCAAATaccaaaatttattatagatgaACCGACCATAGAATGGCTAGCAGAAACTTGTGATGGTGACGCGCGTATAGCATTAAGTGGACTAGAATTAGCAgttcaatataaaatacagagcaatgaagaatttttacaaaatggtCCTGTTACCATAACATtagataatattaaagaaGGCCTTAAGAAAACTCATATGTTATATGACAAGAGAGGTGACCAACATTATGATATGATTTCAGCTCTACATAAATCTGTTAGAGCAAGTGATGAAAATGCTTCTCTTTATTGGTTAACAAGAATGATATTAGGTGGTGAAGATCCAGTTTACATTGCACGAAGATTAGTTAGAATGGCATGTGAAGATATTGGTTTAGAAGATCCAAAAGCACTTG GAATTGCTGTACATACAATGCATAGTTGCAAGATGATAGGAATGCCTGAATGTGATGTCCTTTTAGCACAGTGTACAACATATTTAGCAAGAGCACCAAAGTCTAGATTAATGGAAGATGCACTCAGAGCTGCTCAAAGAGTAATAGCTGAACATAAAGGACCTCAGCCTGGAGTACctttatatttaagaaatgcTCCAACAAAGCTTATGAAGAATCTAG gatATAGCAAAGGTTACAATATGAAACATAAAGATGAATCAGGAATGAATTATTTACCAGAAGGACTAGAAAATGTAAACTTTTTTGATTACCATAAGAATTAtatgacataa
- the LOC139988185 gene encoding BTB/POZ domain-containing protein 1 — translation MDLPCDWQTNKQKLSERSQYLLETGQWSDCKFVVGQEPHQQTLKGHKLFLAMSSPVFEAMFFGGMAEKNDLIPIRDVQPEAFKALLEYIYTDRVDLSSFELACELYYCAKKYMLPPLVKECTKYLCFDLSPKTACRAYEFARLFDEHVLMEKCLQIICTKTNEILKEPNWEEVELETLLTVLEQEDLQINSEVELFNAVERWAKAECTRKSLDPNDGKSLKSVIGNALSKIRFLSLSAQEFAEGPGMSPLLTQDETFAILMNTLCTGNKAPMPEGFSTNSHSRVNIYKPPITRTNCSLRFKPVNPCYNSFMSHCWSLPTSSSTLRNTPPTVIDSGVRKNAENLSVIEGGIQEGLKYYCLRSVIRLTECLNANVLDCSMTFSVDKNIYVLGVQVPTQMTEVTNDLNYPLSSTSYTEILYAHLLDSDNTRLTYTHFTTKVKINTLVEITFNRPVYIQKNKVYRVGVVFNTLGWYPIGLCTQDMTCDSVSFSFGVGNSADNVRDGLIRSIVFTYNDNM, via the exons ATGGATCTGCCTTGTGATTGGCAGACCAACAAACAAAAACTTTCAGAACGCAGTCAATATTTATTAGAGACAGGACAATGGTCTGACTGCAAATTTGTAGTTGGGCAAGAACCCCATCAACAAACATTAAAGggacataaattatttttagctATGTCTAGCCCTGTCTTTGAAGCTATGTTTTTTGGGGGTATGGCAGAAAAAAATGACCTGATACCTATTCGAGATGTTCAACCAGAAGCTTTTAAAGCTCTTTtagaatacatatatacagatCGAGTTGATTTAAGTTCTTTTGAACTAGCCTgtgaattatattattgtgccAAAAAATATATGCTTCCTCCTTTGGTAAAAGAATGTACAAAGTATCTATGTTTTGACCTGTCTCCAAAAACAGCTTGCAGAGCATATGAATTTGCTAGATTATTTGATGAGCATGTACTGATGGAAAAGTGTCTTCAAATCATTTGCACAaagacaaatgaaattttaaaagaaccTAATTGGGAAGAAGTTGAATTAGAAACACTGTTGACAGTGCTAGAACAAGAAGATTTACAAATAAACTCTGAAGTGGAATTATTTAATGCAGTGGAACGTTGGGCAAAAGCTGAATGCACAAGAAAATCTCTTGATCCTAATGATGGAAAGTCTTTAAAGTCAGTAATTGGTAATGCATTATcaaaaattagatttttaagTTTAAGTGCTCAGGAATTTGCAGAAGGGCCAGGAATGTCACCGTTACTTACTCAAGATGAAACTTTTGCAATACTCATGAACACACTATGCACTGGAAATAAAGCACCTATGCCTGAAGGATTTTCAACTAATTCACACAGTAGAGTTAACATATATAAACCTCCAATTACACGTACAAATTGTTCCCTT AGGTTTAAGCCAGTTAATCCATGTTATAACTCATTTATGTCACATTGCTGGTCTTTACCAACATCTAGCAGTACATTACGAAATACACCACCAACAGTAATTGATAGTGGAGTAAGAAAGAATGCTGAAAATTTATCTGTAATTGAAGGTGGTATACAAGAgggattaaaatattattgtctAAGATCTGTTATTCGATTAACAGAATGTCTTAATGCAAATGTGTTGGACTGTTCCATGACCTTTAGTGtagacaaaaatatttatgtattaggTGTACAAGTACCTACACAGATGACTGAAGTA aCGAATGACTTGAATTATCCTCTTAGTAGTACTTCATATACCGAAATTTTGTATGCTCATCTTCTCGATTCCGATAATACACGATTAACTTACACGCACTTTACgacaaaagtaaaaattaataccCTTGTGGAAATTACGTTTAATCGACCTGTTTATATTCAAAAGAATAAG GTTTATCGAGTTGGGGTAGTTTTTAATACACTTGGGTGGTATCCAATTGGACTTTGTACCCAAGATATGACCTGTGATTCTGTATCCTTCTCATTCGGTGTCGGTAATAGTGCGGATAATGTGCGAGATGGTCTCATTCGGTCTATAGTTTTTACATACAATGATAACAtgtaa
- the LOC139988186 gene encoding methyltransferase-like 26 isoform X1: MLDSNLRSRIMAAKMLIYPAAERNKNPILSVLQKYIQHSPDKTFLEIASGSGQHIAHFATRFPQISFYPSEYESRLFESIAAHTNGLINVKDPLKIDITTDFHTWGNNIFKEANIDYIYNANMIHISPYQCCVGLFNNAGKLLKDDGILFTYGPYAIDGKITPESNVNFNKSLKLQDSNWGLRDINDLKALAEKNGIKLINVIDMPANNKTIIWKKC; encoded by the coding sequence ATGTTAGATTCTAATTTAAGGTCCAGAATAATGGCTGCCAAAATGCTAATTTATCCTGCAGCTGAACGTAACAAAAATCCAATTTTGTCAGttcttcaaaaatatattcagcATAGTCCAGATAAAACTTTTTTGGAAATTGCATCTGGTTCTGGACAACATATAGCCCATTTTGCTACTCGTTTTcctcaaatttcattttacccTTCAGAATATGAATCAAGGCTATTCGAAAGTATTGCAGCTCATACAAATGGACTTATAAACGTGAAAGACCCTTTAAAGATAGATATCACAACAGATTTTCATACTTGGGGTAATAATATCTTTAAAGAAGCCAAtattgattatatatataatgcaaATATGATACACATTTCACCTTATCAGTGTTGTGTTGGCTTATTTAATAATGCGGGTAAATTGTTAAAGGATGatggtattttatttacatatggACCTTATGCTATAGACGGAAAAATAACGCCAGAAAGTAAcgttaatttcaataaatcgtTGAAGCTTCAAGATTCAAACTGGGGCCTGAGAGATATTAATGATCTGAAGGCATTAGCAGAAAAGAATGGTATTAAGTTAATAAATGTTATTGACATGCCTGCTAACAATAAAACTATTATATGGAAAAAATGTTAA